In a genomic window of Methylovirgula sp. 4M-Z18:
- a CDS encoding outer membrane protein assembly factor BamD, giving the protein MAGCSTLENLNPFGPEKYKMEVAADVPAETMYNQGLGRIEKGDPKGAAKKFSDLEKQYAHSEWARKALLMEAYANYQAQEYDDAVSAAQRYYQTYPQSQDAAYSLYIAGMSYYDRVPDISRDQENAEKALQIFTLLVQKFPQSEYVNDSKYKIQVVTDQLAGKEMSVGRFYLQRRNYTAAINRFHIVIAKFQTTRHTEEALERLTEAYLGLGIVNEAQTAAAILGHNFPDSQWYKDAYALLQSKGLEPRESQDSWISKAFHTVAGI; this is encoded by the coding sequence ATGGCCGGGTGCTCGACCCTTGAAAATCTCAATCCGTTCGGGCCGGAAAAATACAAGATGGAAGTGGCGGCCGACGTTCCGGCCGAGACCATGTACAATCAGGGCCTGGGCCGTATTGAGAAGGGCGACCCGAAGGGCGCCGCCAAGAAGTTTTCCGATCTCGAAAAGCAATATGCCCATTCGGAATGGGCGCGCAAAGCGCTGCTGATGGAGGCCTATGCCAATTACCAGGCCCAGGAATATGACGATGCGGTCTCGGCCGCCCAGCGCTACTATCAGACCTATCCGCAGAGCCAGGACGCGGCTTACTCCCTCTATATTGCCGGCATGTCCTATTACGACCGCGTGCCGGACATTTCGCGCGACCAGGAAAATGCCGAAAAGGCCCTGCAGATTTTCACGTTGCTGGTGCAGAAATTCCCGCAGTCGGAATATGTGAACGACTCGAAATACAAGATTCAGGTCGTGACCGACCAATTGGCCGGTAAGGAAATGTCGGTCGGACGTTTCTACCTGCAGCGTCGGAACTATACCGCCGCGATCAACCGCTTCCACATCGTGATCGCCAAATTCCAGACGACCCGCCACACCGAAGAGGCGTTGGAGCGCTTGACCGAAGCCTATCTCGGCCTCGGCATCGTCAATGAGGCGCAGACGGCGGCCGCGATCCTGGGCCACAATTTCCCCGACAGCCAATGGTACAAGGACGCCTATGCGCTTCTGCAGTCCAAGGGCCTCGAGCCGCGGGAAAGCCAGGATTCCTGGATCTCCAAGGCGTTCCACACGGTTGCCGGCATTTAG
- a CDS encoding AraC family transcriptional regulator — MHNVTQSEIDALSEHDQRDRTRFWRVARYGNLECLSATFFTQRFPRHTHETYVIGVLLAGCNSYVLCGGTVHAVAGDVAIIPPGEVHDGGAADIGFIYRMTYPSVDVMREIAVDVTGKPQLFGPSFDQPLYRDPDIFALLRAAHERMETGGDGLAADELLIAAYGLLILRHAKLGSPPRAGQERTILERVREYMDVHFRDEIDLAQLSQLAGLSRFHLIRTFRANLGMTPHEWLLDRRIRHARGLLAKGEPLAEVAVDCGFFDQSHFTRAFKQRMGVTPGVFRAG, encoded by the coding sequence ATGCACAATGTCACGCAATCGGAGATCGACGCGCTCAGCGAGCATGATCAGCGCGACCGCACGCGGTTTTGGCGCGTGGCGCGCTATGGCAATCTGGAATGTTTGAGCGCGACCTTCTTCACCCAGCGTTTTCCGCGTCATACCCACGAGACCTATGTCATCGGCGTCCTGCTGGCGGGCTGCAATTCCTATGTGCTGTGCGGCGGAACGGTGCATGCGGTGGCCGGCGATGTGGCGATCATTCCGCCCGGCGAAGTGCATGACGGCGGCGCGGCGGACATCGGCTTCATCTATCGCATGACCTATCCGTCGGTGGACGTGATGCGCGAAATCGCGGTGGATGTGACCGGCAAGCCGCAGCTTTTCGGCCCGAGCTTCGATCAGCCGCTTTACCGCGATCCGGACATTTTCGCTTTGTTGCGCGCCGCGCACGAGCGTATGGAAACCGGTGGCGATGGGCTCGCGGCGGACGAATTGCTGATTGCCGCCTATGGCCTTCTGATCCTGCGCCACGCCAAGCTGGGTTCACCGCCGCGTGCCGGCCAGGAGCGCACGATTCTCGAGCGGGTGCGCGAGTATATGGACGTGCATTTTCGCGACGAGATCGATTTGGCCCAGCTTTCCCAACTCGCCGGCCTCTCGCGCTTCCATCTCATCCGCACCTTCCGCGCCAATCTCGGCATGACGCCGCATGAATGGCTGCTTGACCGCCGCATTCGCCATGCCCGCGGCCTGCTCGCCAAGGGCGAGCCATTGGCCGAGGTTGCGGTCGATTGCGGTTTCTTTGACCAAAGCCATTTCACCCGCGCCTTCAAGCAGCGCATGGGCGTGACGCCCGGCGTGTTTCGGGCGGGATAG
- a CDS encoding alpha/beta fold hydrolase: MLELPNATTIEGNSVRWGKAGEGPPLVAIHGTPFSSQVWRRIVPHLTDRRTVYYFDLVGYGLSEMREGQDVSLAVQNRVLASLFVEWGLERPDVLAHDFGGATALRAYYLNGLRYGSLTIFDAVALAPWGSPFVQHVRKHEAAFSGVPDYMHRALLRAYLQTAALNPLSEQALDIYCTPWLGPVGQPAFYRQIAQMDQKFTDEVEGQYDRMECSVTVLWGQNDEWIPYEKGMALASLISDADCIPIADSGHLVQEDRPEAIVAAVLKRLDRS, encoded by the coding sequence ATGCTAGAATTACCAAATGCCACGACCATCGAAGGAAATTCTGTCCGCTGGGGCAAGGCCGGGGAAGGGCCGCCGCTTGTCGCGATCCATGGAACGCCCTTTTCCTCGCAGGTGTGGCGCAGGATCGTGCCACACCTCACCGACCGCAGAACCGTCTATTACTTCGATCTGGTCGGCTACGGGTTATCCGAGATGCGTGAGGGCCAGGACGTATCGTTGGCGGTGCAAAACAGGGTTCTTGCCTCCTTGTTCGTGGAATGGGGCCTCGAGCGCCCAGACGTTCTGGCGCACGACTTCGGCGGGGCCACGGCGTTACGTGCTTACTACCTGAACGGCTTGCGCTATGGCTCCCTGACAATCTTCGACGCCGTTGCACTCGCCCCTTGGGGATCCCCTTTCGTCCAGCATGTGCGCAAGCACGAAGCAGCCTTTTCCGGGGTGCCTGATTACATGCACCGAGCGCTGTTGCGGGCCTACTTGCAGACGGCGGCCCTCAATCCCTTGTCCGAGCAGGCGCTGGACATTTACTGCACGCCGTGGCTCGGCCCTGTCGGCCAGCCTGCATTCTACCGGCAGATCGCGCAGATGGACCAGAAATTTACAGATGAGGTCGAGGGGCAATACGATCGAATGGAATGTTCCGTGACCGTCCTTTGGGGACAGAACGACGAATGGATTCCATATGAGAAAGGGATGGCCCTGGCTTCCTTGATCTCTGATGCCGATTGCATCCCAATAGCTGATTCAGGGCACCTGGTTCAGGAAGATCGACCCGAAGCTATAGTGGCAGCCGTTCTGAAACGGCTCGACCGGAGCTAA
- the ligA gene encoding NAD-dependent DNA ligase LigA gives MPKRSSETDMSPEAAAEEHARLAQEIAEHDVRYHQQDAPTISDADYDALRRRLDHLESLFPTLKSTSSPSAKVGAAPSEKFAKVRHVVPMLSLGNVFADEEVEDFVGRIRRFLGLGADASVSLTAEPKIDGLSCSLRYEKGVLVTAATRGDGFEGEDVTANVRTIGSIPNVLKGDVPEICEVRGEVYMSHTDFAALNVNQEATGGKLFANPRNAAAGSLRQLDPTITAARPLQFFAYAWGEMSAVPAKTQSGVVAAFAAMGLPTNPLMRLCYSVKDMLDVYRAIEARRATLGYDIDGVVYKVDDLALQARLGFVSRSPRWAVAHKFPAEKATTILEGIEIQVGRTGALTPVARLKPVTVGGVVVSNATLHNEDEIARKDVRIGDTVIVQRAGDVIPQILGAVLEKRPADTKPYVFPDVCPVCGSAALREIDAKGETDAVRRCTGGLICAAQAVERLKHFASRNAFDIEGLGDKQIEFFHEKGLIRAPADIFTLARRDAESLTKIRNFEGFGETSVRNLFAAIEARRHIAINRFIYALGIRHVGETNAKRLARHFGNFAALREVGIKAADPESEARAELTGIEGIGAVVAEALADFFAEAHNEEALNALLAEVTTEPMEEVAASSPVAGKTVVFTGALERMTRDEAKAMAERLGAKVSGSVSKKTDLLVAGADAGSKLAKARELGVEVISEDEWLARVNG, from the coding sequence ATGCCGAAGCGCTCATCCGAAACCGACATGTCGCCCGAGGCCGCGGCCGAGGAACATGCAAGGCTCGCGCAGGAGATTGCCGAGCACGACGTGCGCTACCACCAGCAGGATGCGCCGACGATTTCGGACGCCGATTATGATGCGCTGCGCCGCCGTCTCGATCATTTGGAATCTCTGTTTCCGACGCTGAAGAGCACGTCGTCGCCAAGCGCAAAAGTCGGTGCGGCGCCATCGGAGAAATTCGCCAAGGTGCGCCACGTCGTGCCGATGCTCTCGCTCGGCAACGTCTTTGCTGACGAAGAGGTCGAGGATTTCGTCGGCCGCATTCGCCGCTTTCTCGGCCTTGGCGCGGACGCATCGGTCAGCCTGACGGCGGAGCCGAAGATCGATGGCCTCTCCTGTTCGCTGCGCTACGAGAAGGGTGTGCTCGTGACCGCGGCGACGCGTGGCGACGGATTCGAGGGCGAGGACGTCACGGCGAATGTGCGCACGATTGGCAGCATCCCGAATGTGCTGAAAGGTGACGTGCCGGAGATCTGCGAGGTGCGCGGCGAAGTCTATATGAGCCACACCGATTTTGCCGCCCTCAATGTCAATCAGGAAGCGACGGGCGGCAAATTGTTTGCCAATCCGCGCAACGCGGCGGCCGGCTCGTTGCGTCAGCTCGATCCGACGATCACGGCGGCGCGGCCGTTGCAGTTCTTCGCCTACGCCTGGGGCGAGATGAGCGCGGTGCCGGCAAAGACGCAGAGCGGCGTGGTTGCGGCTTTTGCCGCCATGGGCCTGCCGACCAATCCGTTGATGCGCCTGTGCTATTCGGTCAAGGACATGCTCGACGTCTATCGCGCGATCGAGGCGCGGCGCGCGACGCTCGGCTATGATATCGATGGTGTCGTCTACAAGGTCGATGACCTTGCGCTGCAGGCGCGACTCGGCTTCGTCTCGCGTTCGCCGCGTTGGGCGGTGGCGCATAAATTCCCCGCCGAAAAGGCGACCACCATTCTGGAGGGCATCGAAATCCAGGTCGGCCGCACGGGTGCGTTGACGCCGGTCGCGCGGCTGAAGCCGGTGACGGTCGGCGGCGTTGTCGTGTCGAATGCGACATTGCACAATGAGGATGAGATCGCGCGCAAGGATGTGCGGATCGGCGATACGGTCATCGTGCAGCGGGCGGGCGACGTCATTCCGCAAATTCTCGGCGCCGTTCTCGAGAAGCGCCCTGCGGATACGAAACCTTACGTGTTCCCCGATGTCTGTCCGGTATGCGGCTCCGCCGCTTTGCGGGAGATCGATGCGAAGGGTGAGACAGACGCGGTGCGGCGCTGCACGGGCGGGCTCATCTGCGCGGCGCAAGCGGTGGAGCGTCTGAAACATTTTGCCTCGCGCAACGCCTTCGATATCGAGGGGCTCGGCGACAAGCAGATCGAATTTTTCCATGAGAAGGGATTGATCCGCGCGCCGGCCGATATTTTCACCCTCGCGCGGCGCGATGCGGAGAGTTTGACAAAAATCCGCAATTTCGAGGGCTTTGGCGAAACCTCGGTGCGCAACCTCTTCGCTGCGATCGAAGCGCGGCGCCATATCGCGATCAACCGTTTCATCTATGCGCTCGGCATCCGCCATGTCGGCGAGACGAACGCGAAACGCCTGGCGCGGCATTTCGGCAATTTTGCCGCGCTGCGCGAAGTCGGCATCAAGGCGGCGGATCCTGAGTCTGAAGCACGCGCCGAATTGACGGGGATCGAAGGCATCGGCGCGGTCGTCGCCGAAGCGCTCGCCGACTTTTTCGCCGAGGCGCATAATGAGGAAGCGCTGAACGCCTTGCTCGCCGAAGTGACGACCGAGCCGATGGAAGAAGTTGCGGCAAGCTCGCCGGTCGCGGGCAAAACGGTCGTGTTTACCGGCGCGTTGGAGCGCATGACGCGCGATGAGGCCAAAGCCATGGCCGAGCGCCTGGGCGCGAAGGTCTCCGGCTCGGTCTCGAAGAAGACGGACCTGCTGGTTGCGGGCGCGGATGCGGGATCGAAGCTCGCCAAGGCGCGCGAACTTGGTGTCGAGGTCATCAGCGAGGATGAGTGGCTCGCGCGGGTGAATGGATAG
- a CDS encoding AzlD family protein — MTLDWTTFVAILCMGLVTYLTRVTGGLLAGRLQLSPRLATALDAIPPVVLVAVVAPSMLATGKAETLASAITILAATRLPLLGVVASGVASIVLLRLVL; from the coding sequence ATGACCCTCGATTGGACGACCTTTGTCGCGATCCTGTGTATGGGCCTCGTGACCTATCTCACCCGCGTCACCGGCGGGTTGCTGGCGGGCCGGTTGCAGCTGTCGCCGCGCCTCGCCACCGCGCTCGATGCCATTCCGCCCGTGGTGCTGGTCGCAGTGGTCGCGCCCTCTATGCTGGCGACCGGCAAGGCCGAGACCTTGGCAAGCGCCATCACCATCTTGGCCGCGACGCGCCTGCCGCTGCTCGGCGTCGTGGCCAGCGGCGTCGCGTCGATCGTGCTGCTGCGGCTCGTGTTGTGA
- a CDS encoding ArsR/SmtB family transcription factor, with product MDRSTQIKAMASEQRLTILRLLAAPQKHFGGQWSADPVEFGVCMTLIAEALPVAQPTASRHLEILRQAGFITVRKHLKWSYCKRDEVAIRDYLNWLGMELSSKV from the coding sequence ATGGATAGATCAACACAAATCAAGGCGATGGCCAGCGAGCAGCGTCTGACGATTCTTCGGCTCTTAGCGGCACCGCAAAAGCACTTTGGCGGTCAGTGGTCGGCTGATCCGGTCGAGTTCGGCGTTTGCATGACATTGATTGCCGAGGCTCTGCCCGTCGCACAGCCCACAGCCAGCAGACATCTGGAAATTCTCAGACAGGCAGGCTTCATCACGGTGCGGAAGCACCTGAAATGGTCGTATTGCAAACGGGATGAAGTTGCGATCAGGGATTACTTGAACTGGCTGGGCATGGAGCTTTCCTCAAAGGTATAG
- a CDS encoding AzlC family ABC transporter permease, whose protein sequence is MTTQDSTLSQMTAGVRDIAPALVAAVPIGFLYGALATLKGLSPVEVMLTSSLVYAGGAQFSALELWKQPAPVLLLTFSVLLINLRHVLMGMSLVRKMQLFPQRLRALGFFFMVDETWAFSERRAAGAVLRPSYYFGMGLVFWLNWVLCSTLGALGGSLLGDPKRIGADFAFTALFIGLIAGFWKGRATAIPVVGAAVASAALYVLCGPPWHIAGGACVGIVAAYLTAPEESA, encoded by the coding sequence ATGACGACGCAAGATTCCACTCTTTCGCAAATGACGGCCGGCGTGCGCGATATTGCGCCGGCGCTGGTGGCGGCTGTACCGATCGGTTTTCTCTACGGTGCCCTCGCCACGTTGAAGGGCCTATCGCCGGTCGAGGTGATGCTCACGAGCAGTTTGGTTTATGCCGGCGGCGCGCAATTTTCGGCGCTGGAACTATGGAAGCAGCCGGCGCCGGTGCTGCTGCTCACTTTCTCGGTACTGCTCATCAACCTGCGTCACGTGCTGATGGGCATGTCGCTGGTGCGCAAGATGCAGTTGTTCCCGCAGCGTCTGCGCGCGCTCGGTTTCTTTTTCATGGTCGACGAGACCTGGGCCTTTTCCGAGCGCCGCGCGGCCGGTGCCGTGCTGCGTCCGAGTTATTATTTCGGCATGGGCCTCGTCTTCTGGCTCAACTGGGTGCTGTGCTCGACGTTGGGTGCGCTCGGCGGCTCGCTGCTCGGCGATCCGAAGCGGATCGGCGCCGATTTCGCCTTCACGGCCTTGTTCATCGGCCTGATCGCCGGCTTCTGGAAGGGACGAGCGACCGCGATTCCGGTGGTCGGTGCGGCCGTCGCCTCGGCAGCGCTCTATGTGCTGTGCGGACCGCCGTGGCACATCGCCGGCGGGGCATGCGTCGGCATCGTGGCCGCCTATCTCACGGCGCCGGAGGAAAGCGCATGA
- the recN gene encoding DNA repair protein RecN — MLAQLAIRDIVLIDKLDLEIGAGLTVLTGETGAGKSILLDAFALALGGRGDGSLVRHGQAQGQVTAVFDLAMDHPARQLAMAQNLDVDGDLILRRMQMADGRTRAFVNDQPLSAQSLRQIGRALVEIHGQHDDRALIDPATHRELVDTFGGLIPQVEALRAAYDDWRAAEAERDAEQARVDAARAEADFLRHAHAELTKLAPQPGEEEQLAVRRTAMMQAEKVAGELNEAFESIAGDHGPLANLASVLRRLERRATQAPHLIEPSAKALSAALDALNDAQATLEQALRDADFDPRELERTEERLFALRGAARKYQVTIEALPALAEKFAGDLAALDAGEARLVKLAQKVAESQAAYDKAARTLSAGRAKAAKQIDKAVNAELPPLKLERAQFLTQVASDGAPTREGIDRVEFWVQTNPGTKPGPLMKVASGGELARFMLALKVVLADRGSAPTLVFDEIDTGVGGAVADAIGQRLARLAGRVQVLAVTHAPQVAAKAHAHMRIAKADIGKKGERVATSVATLHDEARREEIARMLAGATITNEARAAAARLIEGAA, encoded by the coding sequence ATGCTCGCGCAGCTTGCCATCCGTGACATCGTCCTGATCGACAAGCTCGATTTGGAGATCGGCGCGGGCCTGACGGTGCTGACGGGCGAGACCGGCGCCGGCAAATCGATCCTGCTTGATGCGTTCGCCCTGGCACTCGGCGGGCGGGGCGATGGGTCTCTGGTCCGGCATGGCCAGGCGCAGGGCCAGGTCACGGCCGTGTTCGATCTTGCCATGGATCATCCGGCGCGGCAGCTCGCCATGGCGCAAAATCTCGATGTCGACGGCGATCTGATCCTGCGCCGGATGCAGATGGCGGACGGTCGCACCCGCGCCTTCGTCAACGATCAGCCGCTCTCGGCGCAGAGCCTGCGCCAGATCGGCCGGGCGCTCGTCGAAATTCATGGCCAGCACGACGACCGGGCGCTGATCGATCCCGCGACTCACCGCGAACTCGTCGATACATTTGGCGGCCTGATCCCCCAGGTCGAGGCCTTGCGCGCCGCTTATGATGACTGGCGCGCGGCGGAAGCGGAGCGCGATGCCGAGCAAGCGCGGGTCGATGCGGCCCGCGCGGAGGCGGATTTCCTGCGCCACGCCCATGCGGAGCTGACCAAACTTGCGCCGCAGCCGGGCGAGGAGGAGCAGCTTGCCGTCCGCCGCACGGCGATGATGCAGGCCGAGAAGGTCGCGGGCGAATTGAACGAAGCGTTCGAGAGCATCGCCGGCGATCATGGTCCGCTCGCCAATCTTGCTTCGGTCTTGCGCCGGCTGGAGCGCCGCGCCACGCAGGCACCGCACTTGATCGAGCCGTCCGCCAAGGCGCTCTCGGCCGCGCTCGATGCGCTGAACGATGCGCAGGCGACCCTCGAACAGGCCTTGCGCGATGCCGATTTCGACCCGCGCGAATTGGAGCGCACCGAAGAGCGCCTTTTCGCTCTGCGCGGCGCGGCGCGCAAATATCAGGTCACGATCGAAGCGCTGCCGGCGCTGGCCGAGAAATTCGCCGGCGACCTCGCGGCGCTCGATGCGGGCGAGGCCCGGCTCGTCAAACTGGCGCAGAAAGTTGCCGAGTCGCAGGCCGCTTATGACAAGGCCGCGCGCACCCTCTCGGCCGGGCGCGCGAAGGCCGCGAAACAGATCGACAAGGCGGTGAATGCCGAATTGCCGCCGCTGAAACTGGAGCGCGCGCAATTCCTGACGCAGGTCGCTTCCGACGGTGCGCCGACGCGCGAGGGCATCGACCGGGTCGAGTTCTGGGTCCAGACGAATCCGGGCACGAAGCCGGGGCCCTTGATGAAGGTCGCCTCGGGCGGCGAATTGGCCCGCTTCATGCTGGCGCTGAAAGTGGTTCTGGCCGATCGCGGCTCGGCGCCGACTTTGGTGTTCGACGAAATAGACACAGGCGTCGGCGGCGCGGTCGCGGATGCGATCGGGCAGCGCTTGGCTCGGCTCGCCGGACGCGTGCAAGTGCTCGCCGTCACCCATGCGCCGCAGGTGGCGGCCAAGGCGCATGCCCATATGCGGATCGCCAAAGCCGATATCGGCAAGAAGGGCGAGCGGGTCGCGACCAGCGTCGCCACCCTGCACGACGAGGCGCGGCGCGAAGAGATCGCGCGGATGCTCGCCGGCGCCACGATCACCAACGAAGCGCGCGCTGCTGCGGCGCGATTGATCGAAGGCGCGGCATAA
- a CDS encoding aminopeptidase P family protein yields the protein MFKAIYQSFDETSNPAQGPARLAALRAKLNEMGLDGFLVPRSDEHQNEYVAKSSERLAWLTGFTGSAGLCVVLSDRAAIFVDGRYTLQVREQVDVKSFTPQHLINEPPEAWVEANLKKGARLGFDPWLHTAGMVKRFEQAAKAAGAELVAVSHNPIDAIWQDRPAPPIAAVHLHAKRHAGETADKKIAALQKALGKADALVVSDPHSVAWAFNMRGGDVGHTPLPLSFALIRKEGRPSLYLDGRKLSNSVRAHLADSADVADPSLLLKDLAALGKAKKTVQFDAATAPALLSQTLEEAGGKAEIGADPSALMKARKNRHELAGTRAAHLRDAAAYARFLAWFAEEAPKGKQTEISAAEALETFRRDGGKLKDVSFPSISGAGPNAAIPHYRVSRTSNRKIGKGIFLIDSGAQYEDGTTDITRTLVVGKPTAEMRDRFTRVLKGHIAIATSVFPKGTSGAQIDAFARQALWQAGLDFDHGTGHGVGSYLSVHEGPQRIAKTGTTPLEPGMILSNEPGYYKAGAWGIRIENLIVVEKREIKGAEREMYGFETISFSPIERALVDVKLLTAEERAWLNAYHAEVKKRVAPLVDPATRKWLTAATKPL from the coding sequence ATGTTCAAAGCGATCTACCAGTCCTTCGACGAGACCTCCAATCCCGCCCAAGGCCCGGCGCGGCTTGCCGCCCTGCGCGCCAAACTGAATGAGATGGGGCTCGACGGCTTTCTCGTGCCGCGCTCGGACGAGCATCAGAATGAATATGTGGCGAAATCCTCCGAGCGCCTCGCGTGGCTGACCGGCTTTACCGGTTCGGCCGGTCTGTGCGTCGTGCTCTCTGACCGGGCGGCGATCTTTGTCGACGGCCGCTATACCCTGCAGGTACGCGAGCAGGTGGATGTCAAAAGCTTCACGCCGCAGCACCTGATCAACGAGCCGCCGGAAGCCTGGGTCGAGGCGAATCTGAAAAAGGGCGCGCGGCTCGGCTTCGATCCGTGGCTGCACACCGCTGGAATGGTTAAGCGCTTCGAACAGGCGGCGAAAGCGGCCGGCGCCGAACTCGTCGCGGTGAGCCACAACCCGATCGACGCGATCTGGCAGGACCGGCCGGCGCCGCCGATCGCCGCCGTGCATCTGCACGCCAAGCGCCATGCCGGCGAGACCGCGGACAAGAAGATTGCCGCCCTGCAAAAGGCGTTGGGCAAAGCCGATGCGCTGGTGGTCAGCGACCCGCACAGCGTCGCCTGGGCCTTCAACATGCGCGGCGGCGATGTCGGCCACACGCCGCTGCCGCTGTCCTTCGCGCTGATCCGCAAGGAGGGCAGGCCCTCGCTCTATCTCGACGGCCGCAAGCTTTCGAACAGCGTGCGCGCCCATCTCGCGGACAGCGCCGATGTCGCCGATCCCTCCTTGCTGCTCAAGGATCTCGCCGCGCTCGGCAAAGCGAAAAAAACCGTGCAGTTCGACGCCGCCACCGCCCCTGCCCTGCTCTCGCAAACCTTGGAAGAGGCCGGCGGCAAGGCCGAGATCGGCGCCGATCCATCCGCCCTCATGAAGGCGCGCAAGAACAGGCACGAGCTTGCCGGCACGCGCGCCGCACATTTACGCGATGCGGCAGCCTATGCCCGCTTCCTTGCCTGGTTCGCGGAGGAAGCGCCCAAGGGCAAGCAGACGGAAATCTCCGCGGCCGAAGCGCTCGAAACCTTCCGGCGCGACGGCGGCAAGTTGAAGGACGTGTCCTTCCCCTCCATCTCCGGCGCCGGCCCGAATGCCGCCATTCCGCATTATCGGGTGTCGCGCACATCGAACCGCAAGATCGGCAAGGGCATTTTCCTCATCGATTCCGGCGCACAATATGAGGATGGCACCACCGACATCACCCGCACTCTCGTCGTCGGCAAGCCGACGGCGGAAATGCGCGACCGCTTCACCCGCGTGCTGAAGGGCCATATCGCCATCGCGACCAGCGTCTTCCCGAAGGGCACATCCGGCGCGCAGATCGACGCCTTCGCTCGTCAGGCCCTGTGGCAGGCAGGACTCGATTTCGATCACGGCACCGGCCATGGCGTCGGCTCCTATCTCTCGGTGCATGAAGGGCCGCAGCGCATCGCCAAGACGGGGACGACGCCGCTCGAACCGGGCATGATTCTGTCCAACGAGCCCGGCTATTACAAAGCCGGCGCCTGGGGCATCCGTATCGAGAACCTGATCGTCGTGGAAAAGCGCGAGATCAAGGGGGCCGAGCGTGAGATGTATGGCTTCGAGACGATCAGCTTCTCGCCGATCGAGCGCGCGCTCGTCGACGTCAAACTGCTCACGGCTGAAGAGCGCGCCTGGCTGAACGCCTATCACGCCGAAGTCAAGAAGCGCGTCGCCCCGCTCGTCGATCCGGCCACGCGCAAGTGGCTGACGGCGGCAACCAAGCCGCTTTGA
- a CDS encoding Ldh family oxidoreductase: MPVLSLDAIETMARDALVKSGASTAIAASVARSIRAAEADGFSGIGLGFLPVFLSHLKSGRVNGTAVPQLERRAAAIVHVDAAQGFAQPAMDVGFPALIEAAKACGTASLTITRSYSAGVLGHAVEELATHGLVALAFTNGPPNIAPWGGRVPLFGTNPMAFAVPRSEALPLVIDQSASVVTKVALLQKARANEPLPPGWALDADGAETQDPQAALQGSMAPFGGAKGAAIALMGEIFAAVLTGAQFSFDAKPYGVTDAPPLDIGQFFVVLDPAAHAPDFAVRLEKLLQAMLAQDGVRLPGDRRYRLRRQAEEKGVEVDAALIETLRA; encoded by the coding sequence GTGCCGGTTCTGTCTCTTGATGCAATCGAAACCATGGCGCGCGATGCTCTGGTGAAGTCCGGTGCATCCACAGCGATTGCGGCGTCGGTCGCCCGGTCGATCCGCGCCGCGGAAGCGGATGGGTTTTCCGGCATCGGCCTTGGCTTCTTGCCGGTGTTTCTCAGCCATCTCAAAAGCGGTCGCGTGAACGGCACTGCCGTGCCGCAGCTCGAGCGGCGCGCCGCCGCAATTGTGCATGTGGATGCCGCGCAAGGCTTCGCGCAGCCGGCGATGGATGTGGGCTTTCCCGCCTTGATCGAGGCCGCCAAGGCCTGCGGCACAGCCTCTTTGACGATCACGCGGTCCTATTCCGCCGGCGTGCTCGGCCATGCCGTCGAGGAATTGGCGACGCACGGCCTCGTCGCGCTCGCTTTTACTAATGGACCACCGAATATCGCGCCCTGGGGCGGGCGCGTGCCCTTGTTCGGCACCAATCCGATGGCCTTCGCGGTCCCGCGCAGCGAGGCGTTGCCGTTGGTGATCGACCAGTCGGCGAGCGTCGTGACGAAAGTGGCGTTGCTGCAGAAGGCGCGCGCCAACGAACCCTTGCCGCCCGGCTGGGCGCTCGATGCTGATGGCGCCGAGACGCAAGATCCGCAGGCCGCGCTGCAGGGGTCGATGGCGCCCTTCGGTGGCGCCAAAGGCGCGGCGATCGCACTGATGGGGGAGATTTTCGCCGCCGTCCTCACCGGCGCGCAATTTTCCTTCGACGCCAAACCCTATGGCGTGACTGACGCTCCGCCGCTCGACATCGGCCAGTTTTTTGTGGTCTTGGATCCAGCGGCGCATGCCCCAGATTTCGCGGTGCGGCTGGAAAAGCTGTTGCAGGCGATGCTGGCGCAAGACGGCGTGCGCCTGCCAGGCGACCGGCGCTATCGCCTGCGGCGGCAAGCCGAGGAGAAGGGCGTCGAGGTTGACGCGGCGCTGATCGAGACGCTGCGCGCCTGA